The Rhinolophus ferrumequinum isolate MPI-CBG mRhiFer1 chromosome 17, mRhiFer1_v1.p, whole genome shotgun sequence DNA window GGGCTTCTGGCGCCCCAGGTACCCATCTAGACATCATCCCCTCTGCCCCCAGCATTCCGTATAGTACCCACACCCCGCCAAACAGTCAAGAGTACACTCACTGTGCACCAAAGTTTCAGAACAAAATCCGGGACAGGGTTCGGAACTAGTGCTCAGGAAGGGGGACAAGAGACCCGCAAGCGGAAGAAAGGCTGGGAGACGGAGCTGGGGCAGCGCCCTAGGAGAGGCGGGTGAGGGCGGTGGCTGCCAACAGGGAGGGTGGATCCAAGAGCCGCGAACCTCCGCGCCCTGTTCAGCACCGTGGGCAGCGCTATGCTTTGCCCTTAATAAAGATGGCGGCAACAGCTTCGATAGTCAGAGCTGCCATGCGCGACGGGCTGTACCACCGGATTTGGAGCTTCGGGCGGAGGTGGAACGAACCATCGCAGCGGCCGGGAGCCATGTTGGAGCGACAGGAGGCAGCAGCAGCGTCGGGGATGCTGTGGTGGGGGAGGCGAAAGCCGGGGCTGCACGCCAAAGGGGCTCTGGCCGCGGATTAGATGGTGCCCAAAGGGTGGCGGCGGGGGCGCGGAACTACAGGCCGAGAGGCGGGGGACCGGGGCGGCGGCAGAGGCCTGGGAGAGGGCCCGAGCGGCGGGGCGGGCCCAAGGCCCGGACCAGGGCGGGGGGCGGTGGAGGCCGTGTGGGGAGGCGGGGGGTGATGGCGAGGCAGCTGCCGTGGTGGGGTCTCAGGGGGCCGACGACCCCGCTACTCGtgctccttctcctctctttgtTCCCTCTCAGCCGGGAGGAGCTGGGGGACGGCGGGGACCAAGGCTGGGACCCGGGAGTAGCTGCCGCTACAGGGCCAGGGGCGCGGATCGGCGGCGAAGCCTTAGCTCTTTGTCCCGAGCCACCCGGGGCCCGAGAGGATGGAGAGCCTGGCCTGGGAGTCAGGGAGCCTATCTTCGTGGGGCTTCGAGGGGGAAGGCAAAGCGCCCAGAGTGGTCGTGGGTTCCCTGAGCAGCCGGACGCAGGGCTGGGGGCGGAATACGGGGTCCAGGCATTAGGCAGCCGAGGGCGAGAGAGAGAACAGGGCCCAGGGTCTCTGTTATGTTGGCGCCCAGAGGTCTCCTCTTGCGGGCGGACAGGACCCTTACGAAGAGATAGTTTGTCTCCagaggctctgtccccagaggTCCAGGGCCCAGAGAATAGCTCGCCCTTCCCTTCAGACCTTCTGGTTCGGCCCCGTGGTTTTAAGCCGGTGTCCTCCCAAAAGAATGCTGAGAGAGGCTTCCCCAAAAAAGTGGGAACCACACGCTGCTGCGGGGAATTGTGGGCGCTCGGGCACAGGGGTCAGAGTGAGAAAACCACGACATCCCGAGCCGAGAGGACAGTTTCCCGGGCTGACTGTCTTCCGGGAGCTGCGGGATCTGGCCCCGGGCTGGATTCAGCACCGCGCACGGAGAGGACAGCTCCAGCATCTGGTTCAGCACCGCGCGATTATCGGACAGCTCCCGAGCCGACGCCCAAGCGCATGCGCTCCCGCCGTCTCTTCCGCCGCCGCCTCCTTCCGCAGCTCGCCGGGCCGCGCCCCCCGGGGGTCCCGGCGGGGCCAGGAGCCTGGAGAATACCCACAGCCAGCCGGGTCCGCCCCCGTCGGGCCGCGAACCGCCACCCGCAGTTTCCGCAGTACAACTACCAGGCGCTAGTGCCCGAGAACGAGGCGGCCGGCACCGCGGTGCTACGTGTAGCAGCGCAGGACCCGGACGCCGGCGAGGCCGGACGCCTAATATACACGCTCGCTGCGCTCATGAACAGCCGCTCGCTGGAGCTGTTCAGCATCGACCCGCAGAGCGGCCTCATCCGCACGGAGGCGGCTCTGGACCGCGAGAACATAGAGCGCCACTACCTGCGCGTGACGGCGCAGGACCACGGCTCGCCGCGCCTTTCGGCCACCACCATGGTGGCAGTTACAGTGGCCGACCGCAACGACCACTCGCCGGTGTTTGAGCAGGTGCAGTACCGGGAGACGCTCCGTGAGAACGTGGAGGAGGGCTACCCCATCCTACAGTTGCGTGCCACAGACGGCGACGCGCCCCCCAATGCCAACCTGCGTTACCGCTTCGTGGGGCCGCCAGCTGCGCGTGCCGCAGCTGCCGCCGCCTTCGAGATTGATCCGCGCTCAGGCCTCATCAGCACCAGCGGTCGCGTGGACCGAGAGCACATGGAAAGTTATGAGCTGGTGGTGGAAGCCAGCGACCAGGGCCAAGAGCCCGGGCCGCGCTCTGCCACCGTGCGTGTGCACATAACCGTGCTGGATGAAAACGACAACGCGCCTCAGTTCAGCGAGAAGCGCTACGTGGCTCAGGTGCGCGAGGATGTGCGCCCCCATACGGTGGTGCTACGCGTCACGGCCACCGACCGAGACAAGGACGCCAACGGATTGGTGCACTACAACATCATCAGCGGCAATAGCCGCGGCCACTTTGCCATCGACAGCCTCACGGGCGAGATCCAGGTGGTGGCACCTCTGGACTTTGAGGCAGAACGAGAGTACGCCTTGCGCATCCGGGCGCAGGATGCAGGCCGGCCCCCACTGTCCAACAACACCGGCCTGGCCAGCATCCAGGTGGTGGACATCAATGACCATACTCCTATCTTTGTCAGCACGCCCTTCCAGGTCTCTGTCCTGGAAAACGCACCCCTGGGCCACTCAGTCATCCACATTCAGGCAGTGGATGCAGACCATGGGGAGAATGCCAGACTGGAGTACTCCCTTACTGGTGTGGCACCTGATACGCCCTTTGTGATAAACAGTGCCACTGGCTGGGTCTCTGTGAGTGGTCCCCTGGACCGTGAGTCTGTGGAGCATTACTTCTTTGGTGTGGAAGCCCGAGACCATGGCTTACCCCCACTCTCAGCCTCAGCCAGCGTCACAGTGACTGTGCTGGATGTTAATGACAATCGGCCTGAGTTCATGATGAAGGAATACCACCTACGGCTGAATGAGGATGCAGCTGTGGGCACCAGTGTGGTCAGCGTGACCGCTGTAGACCGTGATGCCAACAGTGCCATCAGCTACCAGATCACAGGCGGCAACACTCGGAATCGCTTTGCCATCAGCACCCAGGGTGGTGTAGGTCTGGTGACACTGGCTCTTCCACTGGATTATAAGCAGGAACGCTACTTCAAGCTGGTGCTAACTGCATCTGACCGTGCCCTTCACGATCATTGCTATGTGCACATCAACATCACAGACGCCAACACTCACCGGCCTGTCTTCCAAAGTGCCCACTATTCTGTGAGTGTGAATGAGGATCGGCCAGTGGGCAGCACCGTGGTGGTCATCAGTGCCTCTGACGATGACGTGGGTGAGAATGCTCGTATCACCTATCTACTGGAGGACAACCTGCCCCAGTTCCGCATTGATGCAGACTCGGGGGCCATTACACTCCAGGCCCCGCTGGACTATGAGGATCAGGTGACCTACACGCTGGCTATTACAGCTCGAGACAATGGCATCCCGCAGAAGGCAGACACCACTTACGTGGAGGTGATGGTCAATGATGTGAATGACAACGCGCCACAGTTTGTGGCCTCCCACTACACGGGCTTGGTTTCTGAGGACGCCCCCCCTTTCACCAGTGTTCTGCAGATCTCAGCCACGGACCGGGATGCTCACGCCAATGGCCGGGTCCAGTACACTTTCCAGAATGGGGAAGATGGGGATGGAGATTTTACCATTGAACCCACCTCGGGCATTGTCCGCACAGTGAGGCGGCTGGATCGGGAGGCCGTGCCCGTGTATGAACTTACTGCCTATGCCGTGGACCGAGGTATGCCCCCACTGCGGACTCCAGTCAGCATCCAGGTGACGGTGCAGGATGTGAACGACAATGCACCTGTCTTCCCAGCTGAGGAGTTTGAGGTACGAGTGAAGGAGAACAGCATTGTGGGTTCAGTGGTGGCCCAGATCACTGCAGTGGACCCCGATGAAGGGCCCAATGCCCATATAATGTACCAGATTGTGGAGGGGAACATCCCCGAGCTATTCCAAATGGACATCTTCTCTGGAGAGTTGACAGCACTCATTGATCTGGACTATGAGGCTCGCCAGGAATACGTGATTGTAGTGCAGGCCACGTCCGCCCCTCTGGTGAGTCGGGCCACTGTGCACATCCGCCTGGTTGACCAGAATGACAATAGCCCTGTGCTCAACAACTTCCAGATCCTCttcaataactatgtatctaacCGCTCAGACACCTTCCCCTCGGGCATCATTGGGCGCATCCCAGCTTACGACCCCGATGTCTCCGACCACCTCTTCTACTCCTTTGAGCGGGGCAATGAGCTGCAGCTGTTGGTGGTCAACCAGACCAGCGGGGAGCTTCGACTCAGCCGCAAGCTAGACAACAACCGCCCACTCGTGGCCTCCATGTTGGTGACTGTCACAGGTgagaggtgggggcaggaaaGTAGCCCAGTGACCTCAATCTGTCAGGGCCTCCGGGGCTCCCACAGGGCACCTCAAACCAAAGAGGGATTTCCAAGCCTTCCAAGAATCCATTAGGTTAGGTTCACATAGTCCCTGCTTAGATTCTTGGGAAGTCTCTACAGAACCCCAAAGAGTCTAGGGCATTCAGCAAACCCCATAAAGACTGTACGAACTATCTGGTAGCCCCTCTCCCTCTGAAAGGCTGGAGGTCCTGCGGTAATTCTCTGGAGGTTGCAGGGAAAGCCAGCATAGGCCAGTCAGCCCACACCACACCTCTGTTCAGATGATGGGTTACTTTGGGTCCAGTTTGATCCTCACCCCATCTGTGCAGGAGAGGGAAGCCAATAGTTTAATGGTCAGGAACAGCCGCTTACTCAGGTGGCTTCAGGCAGAGAGTGGCCCGCACTGATCTGGCTACTATCCAAGGGACTGACAGAGGCCCTGCCCTTTGGGGAAATGTCCAGAGGCCTACCTGCCTCTTTCCTGCCACCACAACCCCAGGCTTGCACAAAGCCCTCCCTAATAGGAGGGTACAGGTGGGAGAGGCTCCTGCAATCCTGTCTACTGAAGGCTACAGAAGTTGGCAGACAGGCTTTACTAGTGTCCATTCCCCAATTCTGGAGCATGGATTCCTGGCACCACCAAAGAAGCACAGCCTCCATTTAGCCTTCAGTTCACTCAACAACCAACCTTCATTGATGACCCAATGTGTGCTAGGTTCTGGGGACAAGGCATAGAAGCACCTCGTCCTCATTTCTGAGGGTGGCCACTCAAATCGCAGGATCCAGGTCTGTCTGGGGGGATGGGCAGCTTACTGACCCAAGAATGCTGAAGGTGGAGGAAGTCAGGGTGCAAGACCCTTCTTGAGAGAGGGATCTTGCCAACCCAGGGAGTGGGGTTGAGTGGTCCCAAGGCCAGGGCCCCTTCCAGTACCATGGGAAAGTAGTTTGCTGACCAGAGATACGGGAAGGGTGATCCCTGTATAGACACCTCTTGGTTTTTTGGAGGGGATGTTTCGCGGGTTCTGCAATGCAGGAGGATGGGTGGTCAGTGGCCCTGATTCCTCTGTGTCCTGAGTGGGAGTGGCCTGCTGACCATGATAACTTGGGGAAGGATGGATTAATGACCACTTAGGGCCCTTCTTGTGTCGTGTTGGAGGAGTGGCTTGTTGACCCATGGGCACTGTGTGTGGGGGTGCGGGGAAGGGTTGGTTGATCCCTGGCTCAGGCACCTCCTTGtgttggagggaggagaggggaagcaGCAACTTGTTAACAGTTTATGGCCTCCCACTACACGGGCTTGGGTGAGCCCCCTACAGACCCTGGAGGAGCTGGTGGTAACAAGTCCCAGACCCCCTTGTGTCCTGGCAGGGTCAGATTGCTGACTTAGGTGCTGGAGGACTGGACAGTCACTGGTCCCAGACCTCTTGTGCCCCAGGGAGGGCAGCTGCTGATCCCAGATTGACCACTGCCTCTACCCTGCTCGCAGATGGGTTGCACAGTGTGACGGCACAGTGTGTGCTGCGTGTGGTCATCATCACGGAGGAGTTGCTGGCCAACAGCTTGACCGTGCGCTTGGAGAACATGTGGCAGGAGCGCTTCCTATCCCCCCTGTTGGGCCACTTTTTGGAAGGCGTGGCTGCGGTACTTGCCACCCCTGCTGAGGATGTCTTCATCTTCAACATCCAGAACGACACGGACGTGGGGGGCACCGTGCTCAATGTGAGCTTCTCAGCGCTGGCGCCGCGCGGGGCCGGGGCTGGCGCTGCGGGTCCCTGGTTCAGCTCCGAGGAGCTGCAGGAGCAGCTGTACGTGCGCCGTGCAGCGCTTGCCGCCCGCTCACTTCTGGATGTGCTGCCCTTCGACGACAACGTGTGCCTGCGGGAACCCTGTGAGAACTACATGAAGTGCGTGTCAGTGCTGCGTTTTGACTCCTCTGCGCCCTTCCTGGCCTCAGCCTCCACGCTCTTCCGACCCATCCAGCCCATCGCAGGCCTGCGCTGCCGCTGCCCGCTGGGCTTCACCGGAGACTTCTGCGAGACAGAGCTCGACCTCTGCTACTCCAACCCATGCCGCAACGGCGGCGCCTGCGCAAGGCGCGAGGGCGGCTACACCTGCGTCTGCCGCCCGCGCTTCACAGGTGAGCAGGGCGCGGGGCTGGGGACCTGTCTGGCAGGAGCTGGGGGAACCTCAGGCAGAGCATGAGGGCGGAACCTCAATGTAAGTGAGGACGGGCCATCACTTGAGCCAACTGGGTTCAGGTTGGGCACGGTGAGACCAGAAATCGTAGATCCTGGCCCAGAGACAGCCTAGGGCCGCGAAGGACTTACAGGCCTTATGTGGGGCTGAGGCTGTGAAGGAGGCGTGGCCGTGGGCAGGGCGGGGCTTGAGGGTCTGCGGTAGTGGTCTGGGCGGGaccaggggaggggcagggcaccTGTGGTTGTGACAACCTCTGACCTCGGTCTGACCCTAGGAGAAGACTGCGAGCTGGACACGGAGGCCGGACGCTGTGTACCTGGCGTCTGCCGCAATGGGGGCACCTGTGCCGATGCGCCGGATGGCGGCTTCCGCTGCCAGTGCCCGACAGGCGGCGCCTTCGAGGGCCCGCGCTGCGAGGTGGCAGCACGCTCCTTCCCGCCGAGTTCCTTCGTCATGTTTCGTGGCCTGCGGCAGCGCTTCCACCTCACGCTGTCCCTCTCGTAGGTGTCCCTCTCGTAGTTGTCCGCCCCGTGTCTCTGCGCACCTCCACGCCCTCCCTACTACTTACATGACCCGGACTCCGATTCCTGACTGTCCCATCCTGACGTCCCACAGGACACCGCCCCATCCCTGATGCCCTGCCAGAAGTCTCAGAACTTCACTGCATTtgcctcccccctgccccccgtgCCCCCTCTCTCATCACTTCCTCTATTATCCCAGCCAGGGTGGGCGCCCCTGGAAACTTCTTGTTGCAGGGATGGTGGGTGTGAGGTGTCCAGCTTGTGACGCACCCTGACCACCCCACCCAGGTTCGCAACTGTCCAGCCAAGTGGGCTACTCTTCTACAATGGGCGCCTGAATGAGAAGCATGACTTCCTGGCCCTGGAGCTCGTGGCAGGGCAAGTGCGACTCACATATTCCACAGGTGAGTGCCATGGGGCTGTGTGTGGTTGAGTGGGTACGTGTGTGGGTGAGACGGGGATGGGTGTAAGCCCTGGGTTCCCTTGGGTTTGCCTCACTGCACACCTGAACACACACCTCCATGCCAGACATCAGTGAGGACCTGATCCCATGGCCATTCTCCGCGGGGGTGTGCTTCTCCTGTCTGTCCAAAGGCACTCTGGTCCAGCCAGTGTGGGTCCCAGTAGGGGGGAGTGATCTGATGCAGCCAGGGTCACCCTGGGCCTATCTGTGCCTACATGACTGGGAGAGGCGACTTAACAGCTCCAGACAACCCTCCGCATACATCCCCCCAACAGGTGAGTCCAACACAGTGGTCAGTCCCACAGTTCCAGGGGGCCTGAGTGACGGGCAGTGGCACACAGTGCATCTGAGATACTACAACAAGGTGGGCACCATCCTTGGCCTGGGAGTATGGGGGGAACTGGGATGCCAGGTTCTGCCCCTCAGTGGTCACCCTGGGGGTCCCGTTGAGTGGTGTGCCTGGGTCTCTAGCCCCGGACAGATGCCCTGGGGGGTGCTCAGGGCCCCTCCAAGGACAAGGTGGCTGTGCTGAGCGTGGATGACTGTGACGTGGCCGTGGCTCTTCAGTTTGGTGCTGAGATTGGCAACTACTCCTGTGCGGCTGCTGGCATCCAAACGAGCTCCAAGAAGTGAGGCCCCCCCAGCCCCTgatcccctgccctccccaccccaccccttcacaTACCCCACTTCTCACTCCAGCCTGCCAAACTCCCCATCCTTCCCCAAACCACCAGATTTTCCTCTCCCCACTTAGGACCCTGAAACCCCACTTCACCTTCACTTCTTCATCCCCTACCCCAGGCGTCGACATGCCTCACTCTTTCATCCTCTCTCTCAACCCCAGCTCTTCTACCTTTCCCCAGACCATCTGCCCACCATGAGCTCTCCTTTGCATCTCCAGCTAAAGTAAAGCCCCAGCTGCTCCCCCAACCTGGCCTTACCCTCCCTCCTGAATCACCTTACCCTCTGAGTCCTGCCTTCCTATGGCCCCCAAGAGCAATCCTACCCTGGCCCCAGTTCCACCAATGACTAGGACCTCTGTCCCCCAGGTCCCTGGACCTGACGGGCCCTCTGCTCCTGGGGGGTGTCCCCAACCTCCCCGAAAACTTCCCCGTGTCCCACAAGGATTTCATCGGTTGCATGCGGGACCTGCACATTGACGGCCGCCGAATGGACATGGCGGCCTTTGTTGCAAACAATGGCACTATGGCAGGTAGGCTCTGTCCGTATCATAGGGAGGGGTGGGTGACTACATGGCGTGACTACAAATCTGACTTCACCCCTCATCACAGTCCAGCCTTTAGGGCCCCTGAGAAAACACAGGACTGAGATCATGGCCACTTTCGGCCCCTCTGAACCTCTATGTTCTGTCCAGCACTTGTGCCCCACCCCATGTCTCATATCCTCCATGTGCCTTTCTCTCCCAGGCTGCCAGGCCAAGCTGCACTTTTGCGACTCAAACCCGTGCAAGAACAGTGGCTTCTGCTCAGAGCGCTGGGGCGGCTTCAGCTGCGACTGCCCTGTGGGCTTTGGTGGCAAAGACTGTCGGCTCAGTGAGTGGGCCACATGGGGCAGGAGGGGCCTGCAGGGTGACTTCTGTTCCTGAGGTGGGGCCTGTGACCCTGCTCCTTTTATCCCCTCAGCCATGGCCCATCCTCACCATTTCCGTGGCAACGGCACACTGAGATGGGACTTTGGAAATGACATGGCCGTGTCTGTGCCATGGTACCTGGGGCTGGCATTTCGGACACGGGCGACGCAGGGGGTCCTGATGCAAGTGCAGGCTGGGACACACAACACGCTCCTCTGTCAGGTGTGTCTGTCCTCCTGTCCCTTCTTAGACCCTCAGGTCTCAATTGATAACGCCACTGGCAACATTACTGTGAGTTCAGGCTTGATCACACAGCATATTTCTCTGCCAGGTGTATGACCATAACGGACCTTGCTCTGGACCCTGAAAAGGACCCTTGATCCTTTTCCCACCACGATGTATGCAGAGCACCGATAACTCTCTTGTGCTAGATGCACCAATCCACGACCTCTGGTCCTGACCTCTACCCTCTAACCTCACTCTCAGCAACATAGTGTCCCTGGGCACAGTGCCCTATGTGCCAGATATAGTCTTGTTCCTGCTATTCTGATATTCTTGACCTCTGAGCCCCCTGATTTCACCTCCTGACTCAGCTCCAGCCTAACTTGGGGCTCTGACCCCAGGCCTGTGCCTCTCTACCCACAGCTGGATCGGGGGTTGCTGTCTGTGACGGTGACCAGGGGCTCTGGCCATGCTGCCCACCTCCTCCTGGACCAGGTGACTGTCAGTGATGGCCGGTGGCATGATCTGCGGCTGGAGTTGCAAGAGGAGCCAGGTGGCCGGCGGGGCCACCATGTGCTCATGGTCTCACTGGACTTTAGCCTCTTCCAGGTCTGACCTCTGACCCTGGGGTAGTCCATTTTGTCTTCCAATCAGACCACCTCATTTGATCCCATCTCTAGTCCAGCCCCTCTCAACTCCCTCCCCTGCCCATAGTCTGATAGTCTCCCACCTCCTCCTACCCTGCCAGCCAGGCTGGGCCATTGCCAAGCTCTCCTCATGTCAGGGAGGCTACCCAAATTTCTGGCCTGGTCTTGAGGTACTGTTGCAGCCATCACTTTGCCTAACTCCTGGAAACCCCTTCTGGTCGCTGTCCCGATCTCCCTGGCTCAGAATCATGGGATTTCAGCACCTGTCTGAGGCCAGGTCACGACTGAAACCTTCCTGTCATCCATCTCCCATGCTCTCGCAGGCCCTCCGTCTTCGGGAGCAGCTCACTCCCAACCATTCCCTTGGTACAGAGGGATAAAGTATGGTCATGCAGGGCTAGGACAGGCCAGGACTGACTCTGGGCTAGGGTAGGGTTCCGTcagccccccaccctcacccccaatgCTGACTGTCCCTTTCCCCCAGGACACCATGGCGGTAGGGAGTGAGCTGCAGGGCCTGAAAGTAAAGCGACTGCATGTGGGAGGCCTGCCCCCCAGCGGTGAAGAGAAGATTCCTCAGGGTCTGGTTGGCTGTGTTCAGGTGGGAGTCAGCATGGGAACATGATATGGGGCATTGTGAGTGGTCAGAGATCAGGGGGCCTTGGGACCTGAAAAGCTGTTCACGTGAGAGATGGCGTGGGGGTGGCGTGGGGTGGGGACCCAGAGCCATCAGAGACATGTCAAGCCTTTCTGTGCTGTTGAAGGTGAGAGTCTAGCTCAGATTATCAAGGGTCCTTAGAGGTGATGTGTCAGGGACAGTACAATTAGGGATCCCATGGGGGGACTGAATTGGGGATATTGGGGTCAGGGTCTGGTGTTTTTTGGGAGACTGCATGTCAGGAATCATCAGACTAGGTGGCTGGCTCTGTAGAGCTTGGGGCTGAGATGCTTTGACATGGGTCTCATCCCTGGCTGGCTGTGTCCATAGGGGGTATGGCTCGGCTCCACGCCTTCGGGGTCCCCGGCCCTGCTTCCCCCCAGCCAGCGAGTGAACGTGGAACCTGGCTGTGTCATGACCAACGCCTGTGCATCCGGGCCCTGCCCACCCCATGCTGACTGCCGAGACCTCTGGCAGACCTTTTCCTGCAAATGCTGGCCAGGTGGGGATTGGGGGGGTGGTGTGATCTGGGTGGAAACCTGGGGCTCGTGGTAAAGACCAGGGCACCTGGAAAGCCTAGAGGAGGGGACTGAGAAGGACAGGTACCTGTTCTCTCTCATGCTCTGTGGCCAGTGTCCTGAGCTCTGACCTAACCTGCAGGTTACTATGGCCCAGGCTGCGTGGACGCCTGCCTCTTGAACCCTTGTCAGAACCAGGGGTCATGCCGGCACCTCCCAGAAGCCCCCCATGGCTATACCTGTGACTGTGCAGGTGGCTATTTCGGGCACCACTGTGAGCACAGGTAAGGGGTTGGAGGCTGAGATGATGGGAAGACCTGGTGGGAAGTAGTGGGGGTCACTGAGGTATCAATGGAGGCACCTCACCTGCCTGTCCACCCCCAGGATGGACCAGCAGTGCCCGCGGGGCTGGTGGGGAAGCCCAacctgtggcccctgcaactgcGATGTTCATAAGGGCTTTGACCCCAACTGCAACAAGACAAATGGGCAGTGTCACTGCAAGGTGCGCCTGGCCTCTGACCCCGACCTTTGAACTCTGCCCTAGCCGTGGATTGCGATTCTTATCTGGCTTGCTGACCTCTGCCCCCGCGTCAGGCCTTGACCTCCTACCCCTGTCCTTAGACCTAACTGCCATCTCTTGTCCTTGCCATCTAACCCCTCCCTGAAGTTTTATTGGAGGCCCCGTCTTCCTCCTGGCCTGTGAGGAGCGCTCTCTTGACCTTTCCTTGATTGCTCTCATTCCCAAGCTCTGACCTCTCACCTCAGGCCCCTGACCCATTCTCAAACAGGAGTTCCACTACCGACCGCGGGGCAGCGACTCATGCCTCCCGTGTGACTGCTACCCTGTGGGCTCCACCTCGCGTTCATGTGCCCCCCACAGCGGGCAGTGTTCCTGTCGCCCAGGAGCCCTTGGCCGCCAGTGTAACAGCTGTGACAGTCCTTTTGCAGAGGTGACAGCCAGTGGCTGCCGAGGTGAGCAGGCTCCACCCAGCTCCACACATAGGAGACTAGCTCTGGCCTGCCGCCTGCCGCCAAGTTTCATGGCATTCTTAGCTCT harbors:
- the CELSR3 gene encoding cadherin EGF LAG seven-pass G-type receptor 3 isoform X1, which encodes MARQLPWWGLRGPTTPLLVLLLLSLFPLSREELGDGGDQGWDPGVAAATGPGARIGGEALALCPEPPGAREDGEPGLGVREPIFVGLRGGRQSAQSGRGFPEQPDAGLGAEYGVQALGSRGREREQGPGSLLCWRPEVSSCGRTGPLRRDSLSPEALSPEVQGPENSSPFPSDLLVRPRGFKPVSSQKNAERGFPKKVGTTRCCGELWALGHRGQSEKTTTSRAERTVSRADCLPGAAGSGPGLDSAPRTERTAPASGSAPRDYRTAPEPTPKRMRSRRLFRRRLLPQLAGPRPPGVPAGPGAWRIPTASRVRPRRAANRHPQFPQYNYQALVPENEAAGTAVLRVAAQDPDAGEAGRLIYTLAALMNSRSLELFSIDPQSGLIRTEAALDRENIERHYLRVTAQDHGSPRLSATTMVAVTVADRNDHSPVFEQVQYRETLRENVEEGYPILQLRATDGDAPPNANLRYRFVGPPAARAAAAAAFEIDPRSGLISTSGRVDREHMESYELVVEASDQGQEPGPRSATVRVHITVLDENDNAPQFSEKRYVAQVREDVRPHTVVLRVTATDRDKDANGLVHYNIISGNSRGHFAIDSLTGEIQVVAPLDFEAEREYALRIRAQDAGRPPLSNNTGLASIQVVDINDHTPIFVSTPFQVSVLENAPLGHSVIHIQAVDADHGENARLEYSLTGVAPDTPFVINSATGWVSVSGPLDRESVEHYFFGVEARDHGLPPLSASASVTVTVLDVNDNRPEFMMKEYHLRLNEDAAVGTSVVSVTAVDRDANSAISYQITGGNTRNRFAISTQGGVGLVTLALPLDYKQERYFKLVLTASDRALHDHCYVHINITDANTHRPVFQSAHYSVSVNEDRPVGSTVVVISASDDDVGENARITYLLEDNLPQFRIDADSGAITLQAPLDYEDQVTYTLAITARDNGIPQKADTTYVEVMVNDVNDNAPQFVASHYTGLVSEDAPPFTSVLQISATDRDAHANGRVQYTFQNGEDGDGDFTIEPTSGIVRTVRRLDREAVPVYELTAYAVDRGMPPLRTPVSIQVTVQDVNDNAPVFPAEEFEVRVKENSIVGSVVAQITAVDPDEGPNAHIMYQIVEGNIPELFQMDIFSGELTALIDLDYEARQEYVIVVQATSAPLVSRATVHIRLVDQNDNSPVLNNFQILFNNYVSNRSDTFPSGIIGRIPAYDPDVSDHLFYSFERGNELQLLVVNQTSGELRLSRKLDNNRPLVASMLVTVTDGLHSVTAQCVLRVVIITEELLANSLTVRLENMWQERFLSPLLGHFLEGVAAVLATPAEDVFIFNIQNDTDVGGTVLNVSFSALAPRGAGAGAAGPWFSSEELQEQLYVRRAALAARSLLDVLPFDDNVCLREPCENYMKCVSVLRFDSSAPFLASASTLFRPIQPIAGLRCRCPLGFTGDFCETELDLCYSNPCRNGGACARREGGYTCVCRPRFTGEDCELDTEAGRCVPGVCRNGGTCADAPDGGFRCQCPTGGAFEGPRCEVAARSFPPSSFVMFRGLRQRFHLTLSLSFATVQPSGLLFYNGRLNEKHDFLALELVAGQVRLTYSTGESNTVVSPTVPGGLSDGQWHTVHLRYYNKPRTDALGGAQGPSKDKVAVLSVDDCDVAVALQFGAEIGNYSCAAAGIQTSSKKSLDLTGPLLLGGVPNLPENFPVSHKDFIGCMRDLHIDGRRMDMAAFVANNGTMAGCQAKLHFCDSNPCKNSGFCSERWGGFSCDCPVGFGGKDCRLTMAHPHHFRGNGTLRWDFGNDMAVSVPWYLGLAFRTRATQGVLMQVQAGTHNTLLCQLDRGLLSVTVTRGSGHAAHLLLDQVTVSDGRWHDLRLELQEEPGGRRGHHVLMVSLDFSLFQDTMAVGSELQGLKVKRLHVGGLPPSGEEKIPQGLVGCVQGVWLGSTPSGSPALLPPSQRVNVEPGCVMTNACASGPCPPHADCRDLWQTFSCKCWPGYYGPGCVDACLLNPCQNQGSCRHLPEAPHGYTCDCAGGYFGHHCEHRMDQQCPRGWWGSPTCGPCNCDVHKGFDPNCNKTNGQCHCKEFHYRPRGSDSCLPCDCYPVGSTSRSCAPHSGQCSCRPGALGRQCNSCDSPFAEVTASGCRVLYAACPKSLRSGVWWPQTKFGILASVPCPRGALGLRGTGAAVRLCDEDQGWLEPDLFNCTSPAFRELNLLLDGLELNKTALDTVEAKKLAQRLREVTGHTDHYFSQDVRVTARLLAHLLAFESHQQGFGLTATQDAHFNENLLWAGSALLAPETGDLWAALGQRAPGASPGSAGLVQRLEEYAATLARNMELTYLNPVGLVTPNIMLSIDRMEHPSPTRGTRRYPRYHSNLFRGQDAWDPHTHVLLPSQSPRQSPPEALPTIRSNMENSTTSKVTPPPAPPEPEPEPGISIIILLVYRTLGGLLPAQFQAERRGARLPQNPVMNSPVVSVAVFHGRNFLRGVLESPISLEFRLLQTANRSKAICVQWEPPGPTDQHGMWTARDCELVHRNGSHARCRCSRTGTFGVLMDASPRERLEGDLELLAVFTHVVVAVSVAALLLTAVILLSLRSLKSNMRGIHANVATALGVAELLFLLGIHRTQNQLLCTAVAILLHYFFLGTFAWLLVQGLHLYRMQVEPRNVDRGAMRFYHALGWGVPAVLLGLAVGLDPEGYGNPDFCWISVHEPLIWSFAGPVVLVIVMNGTLFLLAARTSCSTGQREAKKNSALTLRSSFLLLLLVSASWLFGLLAVNHSILAFHYLHAGLCGLQGLAVLLLFCVLNADARAAWTPACLGRKAAPEEARAAPGTGPGAYNNTALFEESGLIRITLGASTVSSVSSARSGRTQDQDSQRGRGCLRDNVLVRHGSTADHTDHSLQAHAGPTDLDVAMFHRDAGGGADSDSDSDLSLEEERSLSIPSSESEDNGRTRGRFQRPLRRAAQSERLLTHPKDVDGNDLLSYWPALGEYEAAPCALQTWGSERRLGLDTSKDAANNNQPDLALTSGDETSLGRAQRQRKGILKNRLQCPLVPQTRGAPELSWCRAATLGHRAVPAASYGRIYAGGGTGSLSQPASRYSSREQLDLLLRRQLSRERLEEAPAPILRPLSRPGSQERLDAVPGRLEPRDRGSTLPRRQPPRDYPGTLAGRFRSRDALDLGAPCEWLSTLPLPHSVRDLDSQPPPLPLSPQRQLSRDPLLPSRPLDSLSRRSNSGEQLDHVPSRHPSREGLGPPPQLLRVREDPASGPSHGPSTEQLDILSSILASFNSSALSSVQSSSTPSGPHTTATPSATASALGPSTPRSATSHSISELSPDSEVPRSEGHS